The following nucleotide sequence is from Mesobacillus jeotgali.
CCTGATACCTTTATAGCCGCTCCCTCTGGTGCGTCATAACGATGATAGCTTTCATACTCTTCGTTAATCCACATGATACCATAATAAAATAAGATTGTGCATCCAGTGAATAATATAAAGACCTTTAATGTATGCAGGATCAATCCGAACCACGATTTCATTTTTCTTGCCTCCAACTCGACACATAGAACAATCAGCGCAACTTTTGAATATTCGTCACATGTTCTATTCGACTTTACTTATTTACTAATCTGTATGCCAATTTGGACAAGAATTATACCTGAACCTAGTGCAATTTTAATAAAATAAAAAACCCTTTCTCCATTGGAAAAAGGGTTTTGGATCATTCGGTTTCAGCCGACTCTTTATCCTGGCATCTATGGCAAATGCCATGGAAAGTCAGGCGGTGGTCTTTGATTTTAAATTTCCAGTCTCTTTCAACGATTTCTTCCACATCTTCAAGAAGGTCGTCCTGGATTTCATCCACTGCTCCGCATTCGATGCAGACCAAATGGTGGTGGAAATGGGCAGCGCCTTCCTGGCGGAGATCGTAACGGGATACACCGTCGCCGAAGTTGATTTTATCGACAATTTTCAGTTCAGTCAGCAGTTCAAGTGTCCGGTATACTGTTGCAAGGCCGATCTCAGGAGATTTTTCTTTGACAAGCAAATACACATCTTCCGCACTTAAGTGGTCTTCTTCATGTTCAAGCAATACGCGAACGGTAGCTTCACGCTGCGGCGTTAATTTATAGCTGGACGAATGCAGCTGTTTCTTGATTCTCTCAATTCTGTTTTCCATTTCGATACTCTCACTCCCCCGCCACTATTCTTATATTATATCAGAAGGGAATTGAGATTCAAAATAAAATTATTACAAATAAGAAACAATAGTTATTATCATTTAAAAATAAATTTAATTTATTGAGTTGATGACGGCTTTCAACAGTGCCGGAGATAAATACGCCTCCACCCCTGCGGCCACAGCCAGGA
It contains:
- a CDS encoding YqzK family protein, with the protein product MKSWFGLILHTLKVFILFTGCTILFYYGIMWINEEYESYHRYDAPEGAAIKVSGTFDEEKGSMFERLILFYLNGE
- a CDS encoding Fur family transcriptional regulator; its protein translation is MENRIERIKKQLHSSSYKLTPQREATVRVLLEHEEDHLSAEDVYLLVKEKSPEIGLATVYRTLELLTELKIVDKINFGDGVSRYDLRQEGAAHFHHHLVCIECGAVDEIQDDLLEDVEEIVERDWKFKIKDHRLTFHGICHRCQDKESAETE